The Candidatus Binatia bacterium genome window below encodes:
- the gabT gene encoding 4-aminobutyrate--2-oxoglutarate transaminase: protein MRVRENTVGSVSGTSLAERRSQNVARGVATAHPIAVARAHGATMWDAEGRSYIDFIGGIGTLNAGHTHPRVVAAIAAQAALLTHTCFQVATYEPYVRVAEELNRRAPGSSPKKTLLLSTGAEATENAVKIAREYTRRPAVIAFTHGYHGRTLLALSMTGKNDPYKQHFGPFCSEVYHAPFPYEHHGLTTERALAALDEIFSSVVSPDRVAAMIVEPVLGEGGFVPAPPAFLRELRRIADERGIVLIADEIQTGFGRTGTLFACEQYGIEPDLMTVAKSIGGGLPLAGVVGKAEIMDAPAPGGLGGTFAGNPIACAAAIEIFEIMDDAFLERARAVGKRIESALRAMRDEFPAIEDVRGLGAMQAMELSKGAPEIVEAARDRGLLLLLAGKRDVIRILVPLVIEDEQLDEGLSILRASAREAFNNV from the coding sequence ATGAGAGTACGGGAAAATACGGTCGGCTCCGTTTCCGGAACGTCGCTCGCGGAGCGCCGCTCCCAAAACGTCGCGCGCGGCGTTGCGACCGCCCATCCGATCGCCGTCGCGCGGGCGCACGGCGCGACGATGTGGGACGCAGAAGGAAGGAGTTATATAGACTTCATCGGCGGGATCGGAACGCTCAACGCCGGCCACACGCATCCGAGAGTCGTCGCGGCGATCGCCGCGCAGGCCGCGCTCTTGACGCACACCTGTTTCCAGGTCGCGACGTACGAGCCGTACGTCCGCGTCGCCGAGGAACTGAACCGCCGCGCGCCGGGATCGTCGCCGAAGAAGACGCTCCTTCTGTCGACCGGCGCCGAAGCGACGGAGAACGCGGTGAAGATCGCGCGCGAGTATACGCGGCGGCCCGCGGTCATCGCGTTCACGCACGGCTATCACGGACGGACGCTGCTCGCGCTCTCGATGACCGGTAAGAACGATCCGTACAAGCAGCACTTCGGCCCGTTCTGCAGCGAAGTCTATCACGCGCCGTTTCCCTACGAGCACCACGGCCTCACGACGGAGCGCGCGCTCGCGGCGCTCGACGAGATCTTCTCCTCGGTCGTCTCGCCGGATCGCGTCGCCGCGATGATCGTCGAGCCCGTGCTCGGCGAGGGCGGATTCGTTCCCGCGCCGCCCGCGTTTCTGCGCGAGCTGCGGCGCATCGCCGACGAGCGCGGCATCGTGCTGATCGCAGACGAGATTCAAACCGGCTTCGGCCGCACCGGCACGCTCTTCGCATGCGAGCAGTACGGCATCGAGCCCGACCTCATGACGGTCGCGAAGTCCATCGGCGGCGGATTGCCGCTCGCGGGCGTCGTCGGCAAGGCCGAAATCATGGACGCGCCCGCACCCGGCGGATTGGGCGGCACCTTTGCCGGCAACCCGATCGCGTGCGCCGCGGCGATCGAGATCTTCGAGATCATGGACGACGCGTTCTTGGAACGCGCGCGCGCCGTCGGCAAGCGCATCGAGAGCGCGCTGCGCGCGATGCGCGATGAGTTTCCCGCGATCGAGGACGTCCGCGGGCTCGGCGCGATGCAGGCGATGGAACTGTCGAAGGGCGCACCGGAGATCGTCGAGGCTGCGCGCGATCGCGGCCTGCTGCTGCTCTTGGCCGGCAAACGCGACGTCATTAGAATTCTCGTTCCGCTCGTCATCGAAGACGAGCAGTTGGACGAGGGACTGTCGATCCTGCGCGCATCCGCGCGCGAAGCATTCAACAACGTCTAA